The following proteins come from a genomic window of Panicum hallii strain FIL2 chromosome 8, PHallii_v3.1, whole genome shotgun sequence:
- the LOC112902990 gene encoding obtusifoliol 14-alpha demethylase-like isoform X2: MSAQCFKKWRSTLQNGDSKERLIYEKSLSRSSNQAKDDVLQYLIDSRYRDGRPTTESEVTGMIIGLILAGKQTSSATSTWTGARVLSHSTCLAAVLEEQKQIFKKYGDKFDYNILLEMDTLHRCIKEVLRMHPPTPSLFRKVHKSFVVRTKEGAEYEIPKGHIIASPMLFNNNMPNIFKDPDVYDPARFGPGREEDKVGGKFSFTVFGGGRHSCLGEAYAYMQIKVIWSHLLRNFELKLVSPFPEMDWSKIMPVPKGKVMVTYKRRSLAST, translated from the exons ATGTCGGCCCAATGCTTCAAGAAGTGGAG GAGTACTTTGCAAAATGGGGACAGCAAGGAACGGTTGATCTACGAAAAGAGCTTGAGCAG GAGCTCAAACCAAGCCAAAGACGATGTGCTGCAGTACCTGATAGATTCCAGATACAGAGATGGCCGCCCCACAACTGAGTCGGAGGTCACAGGCATGATCATTGGCTTGATCCTCGCTGGGAAGCAGACGAGCTCTGCCACCAGTACATGGACAGGAGCTCGAGTTCTAAGCCACTCCACATGCCTGGCAGCTGTCTTGGAGGAGCAAAAGCAGATCTTCAAAAAATATGGGGACAAGTTTGATTACAACATCTTGCTGGAGATGGATACCCTACACCGCTGCATCAAGGAAGTGTTAAGGATGCACCCCCCAACTCCATCACTGTTTCGGAAGGTACACAAGAGCTTCGTTGTGCGTACTAAAGAAGGCGCCGAGTATGAGATCCCCAAAGGGCATATAATAGCAAGCCCTATGCTGTTCAACAATAACATGCCTAACATTTTCAAGGATCCTGATGTGTACGACCCGGCACGGTTTGGTCCTGGAAGAGAAGAGGATAAAGTTGGAGGCAAGTTCTCTTTCACGGTGTTTGGTGGTGGAAGGCATTCTTGCTTGGGCGAGGCTTATGCTTATATGCAAATCAAGGTGATATGGAGCCATTTGTTAAGGAACTTTGAGCTTAAACTGGTTTCTCCGTTCCCCGAGATGGATTGGAGCAAAATAATGCCAGTGCCTAAAGGGAAAGTAATGGTGACCTACAAGAGACGATCATTGGCTAGTACCTAA
- the LOC112902990 gene encoding obtusifoliol 14-alpha demethylase-like isoform X1: MDITDSAVWFSIGIVLITTIITRVTRGRSRFEPACSTPPPPVVSCGSFVGLLHTLYTKGLRVMILDQYTKLGSVFTISFFGKNVTLLVGPEVAEHFYQGLESEVGLNMFGFTVPMIGKDVGYAVDAATRCEQSRFQTDALRPSKLRSHVGPMLQEVEEYFAKWGQQGTVDLRKELEQVLMLISGRCLLGKEVRDNMSGEFFTLFNEMIDNGTNISNAIFPFAPTLTNRRRDRARAKISEMLTKIVRSRRSSNQAKDDVLQYLIDSRYRDGRPTTESEVTGMIIGLILAGKQTSSATSTWTGARVLSHSTCLAAVLEEQKQIFKKYGDKFDYNILLEMDTLHRCIKEVLRMHPPTPSLFRKVHKSFVVRTKEGAEYEIPKGHIIASPMLFNNNMPNIFKDPDVYDPARFGPGREEDKVGGKFSFTVFGGGRHSCLGEAYAYMQIKVIWSHLLRNFELKLVSPFPEMDWSKIMPVPKGKVMVTYKRRSLAST; the protein is encoded by the exons ATGGATATTACAGATAGTGCTGTTTGGTTCTCCATAGGTATTGTTCTCATCACTACAATAATCACCAGGGTTACTAGAGGAAGAAGTAGGTTTGAACCAGCATGCAGTACCCCACCTCCCCCTGTGGTCAGTTGTGGTTCGTTCGTTGGACTTCTGCATACACTTTATACCAAGGGTCTTCGAGTGATGATCCTTGATCAATATACAAAATTGGGGAGTGTGTTCACAATAAGTTTCTTCGGAAAAAATGTAACTCTCTTGGTCGGTCCAGAGGTAGCAGAACATTTTTACCAAGGTCTAGAGTCAGAGGTCGGTCTTAACATGTTTGGCTTCACTGTGCCCATGATTGGAAAAGATGTTGGCTATGCTGTTGATGCTGCCACCCGATGTGAGCAGAGTCGCTTCCAAACTGATGCCCTAAGACCATCAAAGTTGAGGAGCCATGTCGGCCCAATGCTTCAAGAAGTGGAG GAGTACTTTGCAAAATGGGGACAGCAAGGAACGGTTGATCTACGAAAAGAGCTTGAGCAGGTACTCATGCTGATATCAGGACGATGCCTTCTTGGGAAGGAAGTTCGGGATAATATGTCCGGCGAGTTCTTCACCTTGTTTAATGAAATGATCGATAACGGCACTAACATTAGCAATGCGATATTCCCGTTTGCCCCAACTCTAACGAACCGAAGGCGTGATAGAGCACGCGCCAAGATATCGGAAATGTTAACCAAGATTGTGAGATCACGCAGGAGCTCAAACCAAGCCAAAGACGATGTGCTGCAGTACCTGATAGATTCCAGATACAGAGATGGCCGCCCCACAACTGAGTCGGAGGTCACAGGCATGATCATTGGCTTGATCCTCGCTGGGAAGCAGACGAGCTCTGCCACCAGTACATGGACAGGAGCTCGAGTTCTAAGCCACTCCACATGCCTGGCAGCTGTCTTGGAGGAGCAAAAGCAGATCTTCAAAAAATATGGGGACAAGTTTGATTACAACATCTTGCTGGAGATGGATACCCTACACCGCTGCATCAAGGAAGTGTTAAGGATGCACCCCCCAACTCCATCACTGTTTCGGAAGGTACACAAGAGCTTCGTTGTGCGTACTAAAGAAGGCGCCGAGTATGAGATCCCCAAAGGGCATATAATAGCAAGCCCTATGCTGTTCAACAATAACATGCCTAACATTTTCAAGGATCCTGATGTGTACGACCCGGCACGGTTTGGTCCTGGAAGAGAAGAGGATAAAGTTGGAGGCAAGTTCTCTTTCACGGTGTTTGGTGGTGGAAGGCATTCTTGCTTGGGCGAGGCTTATGCTTATATGCAAATCAAGGTGATATGGAGCCATTTGTTAAGGAACTTTGAGCTTAAACTGGTTTCTCCGTTCCCCGAGATGGATTGGAGCAAAATAATGCCAGTGCCTAAAGGGAAAGTAATGGTGACCTACAAGAGACGATCATTGGCTAGTACCTAA